The nucleotide window GCCAATACCGCTCTCATCGGCCTCGCGGTCGACGAGGCCGCCGGCCGGGTCGTCACCGTCACCGCGGTCGACAACCTGGTCAAGGGCACCGCAGGCGCTGCCATCCAATCCGCCAACATTGCCCTGGGGCTGCCGGAAACCCGCGGCCTCAGCACGAATGGAGTTGCCCCGTGAGCGTCACCGCCCCCGCCGGATTCGCCGCCGCCGGTGTCACCGCCGGCCTCAAGAAGTCCGGTGGCCTCGACCTGGCCATCGTCGCCAACCTCGGCCCGCTCGCCAACGCTGCCACGGTGTTCACCAGCAACCGCTGCAAGGCCAACCCGATCATCTGGAGCCAGCAGGTCATGCGCGACGGCCGGGTGAGCGCCATCGTGCTCAACTCCGGCGGCGCCAACTGCTACACCGGCACCATCGGCTTCCAGACCACGCACGCCACGGCCGAAGCCGTCGCCGAGCAGCTGCAGGTCTCCGCGGGCGACGTGCTCGTCTGTTCCACCGGTCTGATCGGCGAGCAGCTCGACCTCGGCAAGCTCACCGCCGGAGTCTTCGACGCCGGCCTGGCCCTGAAGAACGCCGACGCGTCCTCCGCCGACGCGGGCCTCGCCGCCGCCCAGGCCATCATGACCACCGACACCCGCCCCAAGCAGGCCATCCAGGTGTCGCCGGCCGGGTGGACCATCGGCGGCATGGCCAAGGGTGCGGGCATGCTCGCTCCCGGTCTGGCCACCATGCTCGTGGTGATCACCACCGACGCCGTGCTCTCCTCCGCCCAGCTGGATGCGGCGTTGCGCGAAGCCACCCGGGTCACCTTCGACCGGCTCGACTCCGACGGCTGCATGTCGACCAACGACACCGTGAGCCTGCTCGCCTCCGGCGCCAGCGGCGTCGACGCCGACCCGGCCGAATTCGCCACCGCGCTCACCAACCTGTGCCGCGACCTCACCCTGCAGCTGCAGGGCGACGCCGAGGGTGCCTCCCACGACGTGGCGATCTCGGTGCGCAACGCCCACGCCGAGTCCGAGGCCGTCACCGTGGCCCGCGCGGTGTCGCGCAGCAACCTGTTCAAGGCCGCCATCTACGGCAACGACCCCAACTGGGGCCGGGTGCTCGCCGCGGTGGGCACCATCTCCGAGGCGGATGCGGCGTTCGACCCGTACGGCATCGACGTGGCCATCAACGGCATCCAGGTGTGCACGGCGGGGGAGCCAGACCAGCCCCGCGAACT belongs to Cryobacterium sp. SO2 and includes:
- the argJ gene encoding bifunctional glutamate N-acetyltransferase/amino-acid acetyltransferase ArgJ, producing MSVTAPAGFAAAGVTAGLKKSGGLDLAIVANLGPLANAATVFTSNRCKANPIIWSQQVMRDGRVSAIVLNSGGANCYTGTIGFQTTHATAEAVAEQLQVSAGDVLVCSTGLIGEQLDLGKLTAGVFDAGLALKNADASSADAGLAAAQAIMTTDTRPKQAIQVSPAGWTIGGMAKGAGMLAPGLATMLVVITTDAVLSSAQLDAALREATRVTFDRLDSDGCMSTNDTVSLLASGASGVDADPAEFATALTNLCRDLTLQLQGDAEGASHDVAISVRNAHAESEAVTVARAVSRSNLFKAAIYGNDPNWGRVLAAVGTISEADAAFDPYGIDVAINGIQVCTAGEPDQPRELVDLTPRAVSVVIDLHAGTAGATIWTNDLTHDYVEENSAYSS